A window from Nitrospira sp. ND1 encodes these proteins:
- a CDS encoding PilZ domain-containing protein, with product MAKSQTSRSHSRVPVSCFLYYLGEGLVGTGKVCDLSVKGWRIDGDKPVTVGMKLTLRVFLPDQPKAIDVDGVTVQWVQGRVFGLETVRMSATAQARIHKFVESVLKESGSSRVA from the coding sequence ATGGCTAAGTCACAGACATCTCGTTCCCATTCCCGTGTGCCCGTCAGCTGCTTCCTCTATTATCTCGGGGAGGGCCTGGTCGGAACCGGCAAGGTGTGCGATCTTTCGGTCAAGGGCTGGCGGATCGACGGGGATAAGCCGGTCACGGTCGGCATGAAACTCACGTTGCGCGTCTTTTTGCCTGACCAGCCGAAGGCGATTGATGTAGATGGGGTGACGGTTCAGTGGGTGCAAGGCCGTGTCTTTGGGCTTGAAACCGTCAGGATGAGCGCTACCGCCCAAGCACGCATTCACAAATTTGTGGAGTCAGTGCTCAAGGAGTCGGGATCTTCACGAGTTGCGTGA
- the rpsT gene encoding 30S ribosomal protein S20, with amino-acid sequence MPVVHKSTIRRARQSEKRRLRNRSTISSVRSILRKVQDAITAKKPDEAKATLREATSALSKAVTKGVLKPNTASRRVSRLTVRVNAITASA; translated from the coding sequence ATGCCTGTTGTCCACAAATCCACGATTCGCCGTGCCCGTCAATCTGAGAAGCGTCGTTTGCGCAACCGCTCCACCATCAGCTCGGTCCGGAGCATCCTCCGCAAGGTTCAGGATGCGATCACGGCCAAGAAGCCGGATGAAGCCAAGGCCACCCTGCGGGAAGCCACTTCAGCGTTGAGCAAAGCGGTCACCAAAGGTGTCTTGAAGCCCAACACGGCCTCGCGCCGAGTCTCCCGGCTCACCGTGCGTGTGAACGCAATCACCGCTTCCGCGTAA
- a CDS encoding diguanylate cyclase, whose protein sequence is MSGSPSNRRILLLHSDPLEIERLTTGLNRSGFTVVAADAGRLAMHELVHDPPCLVLAAEGTNGRSADTLARDLRADPFLGRLPLIILVRDIRVNDLDWATLGVDDYIAVPYRPDEVPQRVRLCLSRLERSLDANPLTRLPGNSTILHETTARIESRAPFALAYLDIDNFKSFNDRYGYARGDEVLVVTCRILTTVVSELTGTDGFVGHVGGDDFVFMSAPSAIDAICQTLIKRFDLVIPDFYDPEDRQAGFIDSVDRRGNHERFPIMSLSIALVTNEHRDISHPGDVSKIASELKKVAKSRPGSVYVKDNRTNPPDSAPESTPR, encoded by the coding sequence ATGAGCGGGTCTCCATCGAATCGGCGCATTTTGTTGCTGCACAGCGATCCGCTTGAAATCGAGCGGTTAACGACCGGGCTGAACCGGTCTGGATTTACGGTGGTGGCAGCGGATGCGGGCCGCCTGGCGATGCACGAACTGGTGCATGATCCGCCCTGTCTCGTGCTCGCCGCCGAAGGCACCAACGGCCGCTCGGCAGACACGTTAGCCCGGGACTTGCGCGCCGACCCCTTCCTGGGACGGTTGCCCCTGATCATCCTGGTGCGTGATATCCGGGTCAACGATTTGGATTGGGCGACGCTCGGGGTGGACGACTATATCGCCGTGCCCTACCGTCCCGACGAAGTGCCGCAACGGGTGCGCCTCTGCCTGAGCCGGCTTGAACGCTCGCTGGACGCCAATCCCCTCACCAGACTCCCCGGCAACAGCACGATTCTCCATGAAACGACCGCGCGCATCGAAAGCCGGGCACCCTTCGCCTTGGCCTATCTGGATATCGACAACTTCAAATCGTTCAACGACCGGTATGGCTATGCCCGCGGCGACGAAGTCCTGGTAGTCACCTGCCGAATCCTCACGACCGTGGTCAGCGAACTGACCGGTACCGACGGATTCGTCGGGCATGTGGGTGGAGACGACTTTGTGTTCATGAGCGCTCCCTCCGCCATCGATGCGATTTGCCAGACTCTCATCAAGCGGTTCGACCTGGTCATTCCGGATTTCTACGATCCGGAAGATCGACAGGCAGGGTTCATCGACTCCGTCGACCGCCGCGGCAACCACGAACGATTTCCCATTATGAGTTTGTCCATCGCCCTGGTGACGAACGAACATCGCGACATCTCCCACCCGGGAGATGTCAGTAAGATTGCCTCGGAATTGAAGAAGGTCGCCAAGAGCCGGCCCGGCAGCGTCTATGTGAAGGACAACCGGACAAATCCCCCGGATTCAGCCCCTGAATCTACTCCCCGCTAG
- a CDS encoding HAD-IIB family hydrolase: MTKAHILILTDLDGTLLDATTYSYEAATGALSAIQTLGATLILVSSKTRSEMEPLRLRLDNRHPFIVENGGALFIPMGYFPFPLEQAAPRGDYEVVEIGTPYVRLRTALKEIGGDLGCRLRGFGDLSLEEVSDLTGLSPAETLLATQREYDEPVVVESNGMVWNRLSAAAATRGLRWTRGGRFYHLMGGNDKGVASRRLIAWYERRAQQEGRALITVGIGDSLNDLPMLEAVTYPILVRKPDGSYDSDVQFPHLTRAEGVGPVGWNRSLMDLLPTL, encoded by the coding sequence TTGACCAAGGCCCACATCCTCATCCTTACGGACCTCGACGGAACCCTGCTCGACGCCACCACCTATTCCTACGAGGCAGCCACGGGCGCCCTCTCTGCCATTCAGACCCTGGGTGCAACGCTTATCCTGGTTTCGAGCAAGACCCGATCGGAAATGGAGCCGCTGCGACTTCGCCTGGACAATCGCCATCCCTTTATCGTCGAAAACGGCGGAGCGTTGTTCATCCCCATGGGCTATTTCCCATTTCCTTTGGAGCAGGCCGCACCCCGCGGGGACTACGAGGTGGTCGAAATCGGCACCCCCTATGTCCGGCTCAGGACGGCCCTGAAAGAAATCGGGGGGGATCTGGGCTGTCGCTTGCGAGGGTTCGGGGATCTCTCTCTCGAAGAGGTGTCAGACCTCACGGGGCTGTCTCCTGCGGAGACTCTGCTGGCCACCCAACGGGAATACGATGAGCCGGTTGTTGTGGAATCGAATGGGATGGTCTGGAACCGCTTGTCAGCAGCGGCGGCAACACGCGGCTTGCGCTGGACCCGAGGAGGCCGGTTCTATCATTTGATGGGAGGAAACGATAAAGGGGTTGCGAGCCGGCGACTCATTGCCTGGTACGAGCGGCGCGCACAGCAGGAAGGACGCGCCCTGATCACCGTGGGCATTGGGGATAGTCTGAACGACCTTCCCATGCTGGAAGCAGTGACCTACCCCATCCTCGTCCGGAAGCCGGACGGTTCCTACGATTCGGACGTGCAGTTTCCCCACCTCACCCGCGCCGAAGGGGTGGGGCCTGTCGGATGGAACCGAAGCCTCATGGATCTGTTGCCGACCCTTTGA
- a CDS encoding PilZ domain-containing protein, which translates to MTGGNKQVAPLAPRSSPAPVATTFQLRSFRRFSIQCSVYYSSDALQGTGVAWNLSLNGWRIDGTHPVEPGTVVTLCVFLPDQHPTVFIDRAVVRWSRGQEFGIEVNEIKADEHARLEQFVTALV; encoded by the coding sequence ATGACCGGTGGCAACAAACAGGTCGCTCCATTGGCCCCGCGCTCCTCGCCGGCTCCGGTCGCCACGACATTTCAGTTGCGGTCCTTTCGTCGTTTTTCCATTCAGTGTTCTGTGTATTACTCCAGCGATGCGCTCCAGGGAACCGGCGTCGCCTGGAACCTCTCCCTCAATGGGTGGCGTATCGACGGGACACATCCGGTCGAGCCCGGAACGGTCGTGACCCTCTGCGTGTTTCTTCCCGACCAGCATCCCACCGTGTTTATAGACCGCGCAGTCGTGCGGTGGTCGCGTGGGCAGGAATTCGGGATTGAGGTGAATGAGATCAAGGCCGATGAGCATGCTCGCCTCGAACAGTTCGTCACGGCCTTAGTCTGA
- a CDS encoding glycosyltransferase, whose product MTPGPQLPDATHTTPLTPETEAQVDQFAHTDILVGIPSFNNVETIGHVVKAVSAGLAKYFPEARAVLVNSDGGSTDGTQQVVSQAVVDLKTLFIGDQQSSLHKIITPYHGIPGKGSAFRTIFEIARRLKAKACAVVDSDLRSITPEWIELLVSPVFEQGFDYVAPYYLRHKYDGTITNSIVYPLTRTLYGHRIRQPIGGDFGFSGQLAQHYLDKHVWESEVAKFGIDIWMTTEAIASGARVCQSFLGAKIHNPKDPAADLSAMLVQVLGAVFALMEDHYAVWGKTDGSNAVPLFGFQYEVGVEPVNVNVDRMISTFRQGLSDLGTIWDQILAPGTRQSLRPLGTCSAQDFRIADNLWARVVYDAAVAYRNRVLPRDHVLKAFTPLYLGRTASFVLDTQGLTSSEAEGRIEALCQAFEKDKSYLVARWNEPHAG is encoded by the coding sequence ATGACGCCTGGCCCCCAACTTCCCGATGCGACCCATACCACCCCACTGACGCCCGAAACGGAGGCGCAGGTCGACCAATTCGCCCATACGGATATTTTGGTCGGGATTCCCAGCTTCAACAATGTCGAAACCATCGGGCATGTCGTCAAGGCGGTGAGCGCCGGCCTGGCCAAGTATTTTCCGGAAGCCCGCGCCGTATTGGTGAATTCGGACGGCGGCTCGACCGACGGGACGCAGCAGGTGGTTTCGCAGGCCGTCGTCGATCTCAAGACCCTCTTCATCGGCGATCAGCAGAGCTCGCTCCACAAGATCATCACGCCGTATCACGGCATTCCCGGTAAGGGGAGCGCCTTTCGCACGATTTTTGAAATTGCGCGTCGCTTGAAAGCCAAGGCCTGTGCCGTCGTGGACTCGGATCTGCGGAGCATCACCCCGGAATGGATTGAGTTGCTGGTGAGCCCGGTGTTTGAGCAGGGGTTCGACTACGTCGCGCCCTATTATCTGCGGCACAAGTATGACGGGACTATCACCAACAGCATTGTGTATCCGCTGACGCGAACCCTCTATGGTCATCGTATCAGACAGCCCATCGGCGGCGATTTCGGTTTTTCCGGCCAGTTGGCCCAGCACTATCTCGACAAGCATGTGTGGGAATCGGAAGTGGCCAAGTTCGGCATCGACATCTGGATGACGACGGAAGCGATCGCCAGCGGAGCGCGCGTCTGTCAAAGCTTTCTGGGCGCGAAGATCCACAACCCCAAAGATCCGGCGGCGGACCTGTCGGCGATGTTGGTGCAGGTGCTGGGCGCCGTGTTCGCGCTGATGGAAGATCACTATGCGGTGTGGGGCAAGACGGATGGCTCGAATGCCGTACCGTTGTTCGGGTTTCAATACGAGGTCGGGGTCGAGCCGGTCAACGTCAATGTCGATCGGATGATCAGCACCTTTCGGCAGGGCCTGAGTGATCTGGGGACGATTTGGGATCAGATTCTCGCTCCCGGCACCAGACAGAGTCTGAGGCCGTTGGGAACCTGTTCGGCGCAAGACTTTCGTATTGCCGACAATCTGTGGGCACGGGTCGTGTATGACGCCGCCGTGGCCTACCGCAATCGCGTGTTGCCGCGCGACCATGTCTTGAAGGCCTTCACTCCCCTGTACCTGGGGCGAACCGCTTCGTTTGTGTTGGATACCCAGGGGCTCACATCGAGCGAGGCCGAGGGCCGCATCGAAGCCTTGTGCCAGGCGTTTGAAAAGGATAAGTCCTATCTGGTGGCGCGCTGGAATGAGCCACATGCAGGGTAA
- a CDS encoding RNA polymerase sigma factor: protein MGSLDRTQALDRFLAGIERRAFRMAHIATGNKDEALDLVQDAMLKLAHKYGERAEEEWGPLFHCILQSRIRDWYRRERVRNRLREFFRSPHDEEEGEDPLGQIADSTAVAPDEDVQRKRACAELDVALRALPLRQQQAFLLRIWEELDVAQTAQAMGCSQGSVKTHLFRALQVLRTRLGAHWP, encoded by the coding sequence GTGGGATCACTGGATCGAACCCAGGCATTGGATCGGTTCCTGGCAGGGATTGAGCGGCGCGCATTCCGCATGGCACATATTGCCACGGGGAATAAGGATGAGGCGCTCGATCTGGTGCAGGATGCCATGTTGAAGCTGGCGCACAAGTACGGCGAACGGGCCGAGGAGGAGTGGGGCCCGCTGTTCCACTGTATTCTGCAGAGCCGCATCCGCGACTGGTACCGCCGCGAGAGGGTGCGCAACCGCCTGCGGGAATTTTTCCGCAGCCCTCACGATGAGGAGGAGGGGGAGGATCCCCTGGGGCAAATTGCCGATTCGACCGCCGTGGCGCCGGATGAGGACGTGCAGCGTAAACGTGCTTGTGCGGAACTGGATGTGGCGTTGCGAGCCCTTCCGCTGCGACAGCAGCAGGCGTTTCTGTTACGCATTTGGGAAGAACTGGATGTCGCGCAAACGGCTCAAGCTATGGGCTGTTCGCAAGGCAGTGTCAAAACGCATTTGTTCCGGGCGTTGCAGGTGTTGCGAACGCGATTGGGAGCGCATTGGCCATGA
- the pyrF gene encoding orotidine-5'-phosphate decarboxylase, whose product MMTRIDARDRLIVALDVPSAAEADALVARMGDQVRFVKVGLELYTVAGPDIVRKLVDRGKRVFLDLKFLDIEETVRRATARVAAMGATFLTVHANRKALIAAVQGRGSSDLKLLAVTVLTNFDGEDLREMGIQRSVQDLVTARAMLAAEVGCDGVVASGEEPQAIRAKVGPDLVIVTPGVRPAGKGTDDHARVTTPTQTIAAGADYLVIGRPIRDAQDPPAATAAILEEMQAAFDRRGR is encoded by the coding sequence ATGATGACACGGATTGATGCACGAGATCGGTTGATTGTCGCGCTGGATGTTCCCTCCGCGGCGGAAGCGGATGCGCTGGTGGCTCGCATGGGAGACCAGGTGCGATTTGTGAAAGTCGGCCTGGAGTTGTACACGGTGGCGGGGCCGGACATTGTCCGGAAGCTGGTGGACCGTGGGAAGCGGGTATTCCTTGATCTCAAGTTCCTCGATATTGAAGAAACCGTCCGGCGTGCGACGGCCCGGGTCGCCGCGATGGGTGCCACCTTTCTGACCGTCCATGCGAATCGAAAAGCGTTGATTGCGGCGGTGCAGGGACGGGGATCGTCCGATCTCAAACTGCTGGCGGTGACGGTGCTGACCAATTTCGACGGGGAAGATTTGCGGGAAATGGGCATTCAGCGAAGCGTGCAGGATTTGGTGACGGCGCGGGCCATGCTCGCGGCCGAAGTGGGCTGCGACGGCGTGGTGGCGTCGGGAGAAGAGCCGCAGGCGATTCGTGCCAAGGTGGGACCGGATCTGGTTATCGTGACCCCCGGGGTCAGGCCGGCAGGAAAAGGGACGGATGATCATGCGCGGGTGACGACGCCGACCCAGACCATTGCAGCCGGGGCCGACTATCTGGTGATCGGTCGTCCTATTCGCGATGCTCAGGATCCTCCTGCCGCCACGGCGGCCATCCTGGAAGAAATGCAAGCGGCCTTCGATCGCCGGGGGCGTTGA
- a CDS encoding DUF3106 domain-containing protein — protein sequence MRALLVCVIVLACGVASAGAQGDSAGVPWSQLSPGEQQLLQRFSDNWDQLPPRKQQRLRNGAQQWGTMTPEERQEAKQRFKQWRTLPPEQQQQLRERYQQFRQLPPEQRESVRDARRWFRSLPPEQRKELREKFKHMSPEERRAYRRELRRQYGGNVGGQAPGGSSAP from the coding sequence ATGAGAGCGTTGCTGGTGTGTGTAATCGTGCTGGCATGCGGCGTGGCCTCTGCCGGGGCGCAGGGCGATTCGGCGGGCGTGCCGTGGAGCCAGTTGAGCCCCGGCGAGCAGCAACTACTGCAACGGTTCAGTGACAACTGGGATCAGCTGCCCCCGCGTAAACAACAACGGTTGCGTAACGGGGCGCAGCAGTGGGGGACGATGACGCCGGAAGAGCGTCAGGAAGCCAAGCAACGGTTCAAACAATGGCGGACGCTTCCGCCGGAGCAGCAGCAACAGCTACGCGAGCGGTATCAGCAGTTCCGCCAGCTTCCCCCTGAGCAACGCGAGTCGGTGCGCGATGCCCGGCGGTGGTTCAGGTCCCTCCCACCCGAACAGCGGAAAGAACTGCGGGAAAAATTCAAACACATGTCACCGGAGGAACGGCGCGCGTACCGGCGTGAACTTCGTCGTCAGTATGGCGGGAATGTCGGTGGGCAGGCCCCCGGCGGATCGTCGGCGCCGTAA
- a CDS encoding tetratricopeptide repeat protein: MRSDKKSPLKSDKKVPPKVQKKGSIGFNKKSALLEDAITQMNAGKYGRASSALKDLLALDPLNAEARRLFATLHLRLGSLMSARTAFESLAREAMERQDYWLAESLLREYLTAGPRYVPFLEMLGRVYEEKGDVMAAVAEYGKAVEVLLEDPDTDHPNRASDLFVRIRSLAPGSPVAFRFAAMFDTVTGQVLQVTPQPPVVDSINETAHAPALIETPPVTDSAVVMPWEQMETASSDVPRQQEIQVSAVEQSPEVIAFTTTSSTLEAVTEDLLQAKPEESLSVTLPVDSPQESEVQPQSESSVSAVTSAVESVQAAGESDPPVLEVDPASIESAEIASASVAEVFTPTMDASAKTGPDSVATLSAHSAPMPWDQVEEAAGIIPPQPEGPAATPADIAPPPSGEVGLTPSVAESPAPSIEVLTQSSGHPIATAPASPAPMPWDQIEEVAVVIPSPPSSPEPVIVDAESLPPTQSEVSTLPLAELAPFQPVEPEPPAAAAPMPFEEMDLEAPVSEPIAPTIEVLTQVSSHPIAQAPTSPAPMPWDQIEEAAGAVDPRTETLMEPGTDEVEKAIESPAPNQAAEVSQAAESVSSSRPSELTSSGLSWEEILAAVAAMQTSPAPAQTLSDGEQKPASDAAVQEQTAGALTAPPAPPEEESPLFEATVPDIPADQAGAATTLSAPMPWEQIEVDDVTIPRQEPEPEFGPAFAEGVVAVQDSTVAWPAAPDVTEATVAGEACLAETVADRPVEPIATVTAELRILSPDAPTKAPEDSIRIPVEPYKAVEVPTPDTVPEAEQPAESTIDRAVEAPLRLADSESVVATSLEEPPPASVEPVTEFAIAVNTDVTPMEPEQVTVEEPQAPVGEAVAELPSEPVLPVEQPAEILRAQEVRVELAPEALAESRVPAATPSLADEKPVAGAEPVAPDAPLSPVVLGVTPQAEPEMALTDQEPSSPSAAEAREVDTVPISESIVPPVEASLNPVAPSPEAASLPPSPLPIIVATEEPVLPPVEPTQAAVVSPSPELVEAPAESVAPSEEQAPPPTAQVVSPPDAGEGLRILWDDTSSKPTPSASTGNMLTRWLKKPAEPVLAEVAEATPPATIPDEAPTLVPALSVEQQEPAVVAVERPHDEQETVAPMPVDAPVARPKPSQPVGAGAWTRMGELVASLVGAGVSTTQSLVVMVLALVGLTLVLIGGAVGVVALTWLVLEEQPSAAYRTMTSVPQRTLQDSSKNGYVLLLGFGAAASQDPVQAGMDRRVEGADRAYAHACLTGEGVSSGGDQGASAELAGKWMKTADPAAQMRAEATGVKGWASRAEVSMGRYRQWLTKPFEDWGYGQSITPNCGLILHAHRLYIAEGFAQDVEAGVTRLETDLTAWRTVLGQAKTLPVKMLASAAMNDDIVVMSGLLLRPELDDRFVSRLAKLARPLEQAEQSVRWPMQSQFVLATKTLDEAVSEDRSDARPFYGSVAAALPLPKQRRFNAYAQYYEAAGKAAAEGRYTDLPKQSQFVHAPPYGLGDIVMNPIESLVGVDPLPTWETYAGRVLETDARLRLASLQAWLRRTPPEQDLLTRIAKAGQGVYDPFTGFPMLVNMKKGVLYSVGQDLKDNEAQDRFDLVAPIPSVAWAGGKRPADADKSK, from the coding sequence GTGCGATCTGATAAGAAATCTCCTCTCAAGTCAGACAAAAAAGTCCCTCCGAAGGTCCAGAAAAAGGGGAGCATCGGCTTTAACAAAAAGTCGGCGCTTCTCGAAGATGCCATTACACAAATGAACGCCGGCAAGTACGGCCGGGCGTCCTCCGCGTTGAAAGACCTGCTCGCGCTTGACCCGCTCAACGCGGAAGCCCGGCGCCTCTTCGCCACTCTCCATCTGCGGCTCGGCAGTCTCATGAGCGCCAGGACGGCGTTCGAATCGCTGGCTCGGGAAGCGATGGAGCGGCAGGACTATTGGTTGGCGGAGTCGCTCTTGCGGGAATATCTGACGGCGGGACCCCGCTATGTTCCTTTCCTGGAGATGCTGGGCCGTGTCTACGAGGAAAAGGGCGACGTCATGGCGGCGGTGGCTGAGTACGGCAAGGCGGTGGAGGTGTTGCTGGAAGATCCGGACACCGACCATCCGAACCGGGCCAGCGATCTCTTTGTGCGGATTCGTTCCCTGGCCCCGGGAAGTCCGGTGGCCTTTCGTTTCGCGGCCATGTTCGACACGGTAACCGGGCAGGTCCTGCAGGTTACTCCCCAGCCTCCTGTGGTCGATTCTATCAACGAGACCGCTCACGCCCCGGCACTGATCGAGACTCCCCCTGTTACAGACTCTGCGGTGGTCATGCCTTGGGAGCAAATGGAGACGGCCTCCAGTGATGTCCCACGCCAACAGGAGATTCAGGTCTCGGCGGTCGAGCAGTCCCCTGAGGTGATTGCTTTCACCACCACCTCCTCGACGCTGGAGGCGGTGACAGAAGATCTGCTGCAGGCCAAGCCAGAGGAGTCACTGTCGGTTACGCTGCCCGTCGATTCGCCACAGGAGTCGGAGGTTCAACCTCAATCTGAGTCTTCAGTTTCAGCCGTTACCTCGGCGGTGGAGTCGGTGCAGGCTGCCGGTGAAAGTGATCCTCCTGTCTTAGAGGTCGATCCTGCTTCGATAGAGTCGGCCGAAATAGCTTCTGCATCGGTTGCCGAGGTGTTCACCCCCACGATGGACGCGTCGGCGAAAACCGGTCCCGACTCGGTCGCTACACTGTCGGCACACTCCGCGCCGATGCCCTGGGACCAAGTGGAAGAGGCCGCTGGGATCATTCCTCCGCAGCCAGAGGGACCGGCGGCGACGCCGGCGGACATTGCTCCTCCCCCTTCGGGAGAGGTGGGCCTCACGCCATCAGTGGCCGAGTCGCCAGCTCCGTCGATTGAGGTCCTCACGCAGTCCAGTGGGCACCCGATTGCCACAGCACCGGCGAGCCCTGCCCCCATGCCTTGGGACCAGATCGAAGAGGTTGCGGTCGTAATCCCCTCGCCACCGTCGAGTCCGGAACCGGTCATTGTTGACGCCGAGTCGTTGCCGCCAACGCAGAGCGAGGTCTCAACGCTGCCGCTGGCCGAATTAGCTCCATTCCAACCTGTCGAACCTGAACCGCCGGCTGCCGCCGCTCCGATGCCGTTCGAAGAGATGGACCTTGAGGCACCAGTGTCTGAGCCCATCGCGCCGACGATCGAAGTGCTCACGCAGGTCAGTAGCCATCCTATTGCCCAAGCGCCGACAAGTCCTGCGCCGATGCCCTGGGATCAGATCGAAGAAGCAGCGGGTGCTGTGGATCCGCGCACTGAGACCCTGATGGAGCCTGGAACGGACGAGGTTGAGAAGGCGATCGAGTCTCCTGCGCCAAACCAGGCGGCCGAGGTCAGTCAGGCCGCGGAGTCGGTTTCTTCATCGCGTCCTTCGGAACTCACCTCATCGGGACTCTCATGGGAGGAAATTCTTGCGGCTGTGGCGGCCATGCAAACGTCTCCTGCGCCCGCTCAGACGCTTTCGGATGGTGAGCAGAAGCCTGCGTCCGATGCTGCGGTACAGGAGCAGACGGCTGGCGCTCTCACGGCTCCGCCAGCTCCTCCAGAGGAAGAGTCACCCTTGTTCGAGGCGACGGTCCCGGACATTCCGGCTGATCAGGCCGGTGCAGCCACAACCTTGTCGGCGCCCATGCCATGGGAACAGATTGAAGTGGACGATGTCACGATTCCGCGCCAGGAGCCTGAGCCAGAATTTGGCCCGGCCTTTGCCGAGGGTGTCGTGGCAGTACAGGACTCCACGGTGGCGTGGCCTGCAGCGCCAGACGTGACTGAGGCAACGGTTGCTGGAGAGGCTTGTTTGGCTGAGACCGTCGCTGATCGCCCTGTGGAGCCTATTGCCACAGTGACCGCTGAATTGCGGATTCTCTCCCCGGATGCTCCGACCAAGGCGCCTGAGGATTCTATTCGTATTCCAGTCGAGCCCTACAAGGCGGTCGAGGTGCCGACTCCGGACACCGTGCCTGAAGCTGAACAACCGGCCGAATCCACGATCGATCGAGCGGTGGAAGCTCCGTTGCGTCTGGCCGACAGTGAGTCGGTTGTCGCCACGAGTTTAGAGGAACCACCTCCTGCTTCAGTCGAACCGGTGACGGAGTTTGCCATTGCCGTCAACACCGACGTGACGCCGATGGAACCGGAGCAGGTCACCGTCGAAGAGCCTCAGGCACCGGTCGGCGAGGCGGTTGCGGAACTGCCGTCGGAGCCAGTCCTGCCGGTGGAGCAGCCCGCGGAGATTCTCCGCGCACAGGAGGTCAGAGTCGAGCTTGCGCCGGAGGCGCTCGCGGAGAGTCGTGTTCCTGCCGCCACGCCTTCCCTAGCGGACGAGAAGCCGGTTGCGGGAGCCGAGCCGGTTGCACCGGATGCCCCCTTGTCGCCGGTTGTTCTGGGGGTGACACCTCAAGCAGAGCCGGAGATGGCGTTGACCGATCAGGAGCCATCCTCTCCATCAGCGGCTGAGGCTCGTGAAGTTGACACGGTTCCCATAAGCGAATCCATTGTTCCTCCGGTGGAGGCATCGCTCAATCCGGTCGCGCCGTCTCCCGAAGCAGCCTCACTTCCGCCGAGTCCTCTGCCGATCATTGTCGCAACGGAGGAACCGGTTTTGCCTCCGGTCGAGCCAACGCAAGCGGCGGTCGTCTCTCCATCGCCAGAACTCGTGGAGGCACCTGCTGAGTCTGTGGCTCCTTCGGAGGAGCAGGCGCCGCCTCCAACGGCTCAGGTGGTTTCTCCGCCCGACGCGGGTGAGGGGTTGCGGATTCTGTGGGATGACACGTCGTCTAAGCCGACTCCGAGCGCCTCAACCGGGAACATGCTGACACGCTGGCTCAAGAAGCCCGCAGAACCCGTTCTGGCTGAAGTTGCTGAAGCCACTCCCCCAGCGACCATTCCCGATGAAGCCCCGACTCTTGTTCCCGCCTTGTCTGTCGAGCAACAGGAGCCCGCCGTTGTGGCGGTGGAACGCCCGCACGACGAACAGGAAACTGTGGCGCCTATGCCCGTGGACGCGCCCGTTGCTCGCCCCAAGCCGAGTCAGCCTGTCGGCGCCGGCGCGTGGACTCGAATGGGCGAGCTGGTGGCCTCTCTGGTTGGAGCCGGGGTGTCGACGACCCAATCGTTAGTCGTCATGGTCTTGGCGCTGGTCGGGCTCACGCTGGTACTGATCGGCGGAGCGGTCGGTGTGGTCGCACTGACATGGCTGGTCCTGGAGGAGCAGCCCAGCGCGGCCTATCGCACCATGACGTCGGTACCGCAACGTACATTGCAGGATTCCAGCAAGAACGGATATGTCCTTCTCCTTGGATTCGGTGCAGCGGCGTCTCAGGATCCTGTGCAGGCCGGGATGGACCGGCGCGTTGAGGGGGCCGATCGTGCCTATGCCCACGCTTGCCTGACCGGTGAGGGAGTATCATCCGGCGGGGATCAGGGGGCTTCGGCGGAGTTGGCGGGCAAGTGGATGAAGACTGCCGATCCGGCGGCGCAGATGCGCGCGGAGGCGACGGGTGTGAAGGGATGGGCATCCCGGGCCGAGGTCAGCATGGGCCGATACCGGCAGTGGTTGACGAAGCCCTTTGAAGACTGGGGCTATGGACAATCGATCACCCCGAACTGTGGTCTGATTCTCCATGCCCATCGACTCTATATCGCCGAGGGGTTTGCGCAGGATGTCGAGGCCGGGGTCACACGACTTGAGACCGATCTGACGGCCTGGCGGACGGTGTTGGGGCAGGCCAAGACGCTGCCGGTAAAAATGCTGGCCAGTGCTGCGATGAATGATGACATTGTGGTCATGAGCGGACTCTTGCTCCGGCCTGAACTTGACGACCGGTTCGTCAGCCGATTGGCCAAACTCGCCCGGCCGCTTGAACAGGCAGAGCAGTCGGTCCGTTGGCCGATGCAGAGTCAGTTCGTGCTGGCCACCAAGACGCTGGACGAAGCGGTGAGCGAGGACCGGTCCGATGCCCGACCGTTCTACGGCTCCGTCGCGGCCGCGTTGCCGTTGCCGAAGCAGCGCCGGTTCAACGCCTATGCGCAATATTATGAAGCCGCGGGCAAGGCTGCTGCAGAGGGGCGGTACACCGATTTGCCGAAACAGTCTCAGTTCGTGCACGCGCCCCCGTATGGGCTCGGGGACATCGTGATGAATCCCATTGAAAGCCTCGTCGGGGTGGATCCCCTTCCGACATGGGAGACCTACGCAGGTCGAGTGCTGGAAACGGATGCGCGCTTACGGCTGGCATCCCTGCAGGCCTGGTTACGCCGGACACCACCGGAACAGGACCTGCTCACCAGAATTGCCAAGGCGGGGCAAGGCGTCTACGACCCCTTCACCGGTTTCCCCATGCTGGTGAATATGAAGAAGGGCGTTCTCTATAGTGTCGGCCAGGACTTGAAGGACAATGAAGCACAGGATCGGTTCGACCTGGTGGCGCCAATTCCCTCGGTCGCATGGGCCGGTGGAAAGCGGCCTGCAGACGCCGATAAATCCAAGTAA